The following proteins come from a genomic window of Pirellulales bacterium:
- a CDS encoding response regulator, which produces MVQKSNVLIVDRSAESREVLKTALERRGMRIFEATDVENGVKLARQHRLDLIVLDLEASNLGDEISSGDANNDRIATDATMIHRESVFRPSAGDSAVAGLNFAGNASSPPTPMVLLGVARGRNCLPGNRAEPFFAKPYHYGPLILKIEQMLGQGRGTRS; this is translated from the coding sequence TTGGTTCAGAAATCGAATGTTCTGATCGTCGACCGGTCGGCCGAATCGCGCGAGGTGCTGAAAACCGCTCTCGAACGACGCGGGATGCGAATTTTCGAGGCTACGGATGTGGAAAACGGCGTGAAACTCGCCCGCCAACATCGGCTCGATTTGATCGTGCTGGATCTCGAAGCGTCCAATCTCGGCGACGAAATTTCGAGCGGCGACGCAAACAACGACCGGATCGCGACCGACGCGACGATGATCCACCGCGAATCGGTCTTCCGCCCATCGGCCGGCGATTCGGCGGTCGCCGGCTTGAACTTCGCCGGCAATGCTTCTTCGCCGCCAACGCCCATGGTGCTCTTGGGCGTGGCCCGCGGCCGCAATTGCTTGCCCGGCAATCGTGCCGAGCCGTTCTTCGCCAAACCCTATCATTACGGGCCCCTGATTCTTAAAATTGAGCAAATGCTGGGACAGGGGCGCGGGACGAGGAGCTAG